The region CGGCCATCGCTTTCGGTGCTCATCTGCCGAACGTCCCGCGCGCAATGACCTTGGAAGACATCGCCCGTGTTCGCCAGAACTTCGTCGATGCCGCCCGCCGTGCCCGTGACGCAGGCTTTGAATGGATCGAACTGCATTTCGCTCACGGTTACCTGGCCCAGAGCTTTTTCTCCGAGCATTCCAACCAACGTACTGATGCCTATGGCGGGAGCTTCGAAAACCGCAGCCGTTTCCTGCTGGAAACCCTCGCCGCAGTTCGCGAAGTCTGGCCAGAAAACCTGCCGCTAACCGCGCGTTTCGGCGTGATCGAATATGACGGACATGACGAGCAGACCCTGAGCGAATCTATCGAGCTTGCCCGTCGTTTCAAGGCCGGTGGGTTGGACTTGCTGAGCGTCAGCGTTGGCTTCACCACGCCCGACGCCAATATCCCCTGGGGCCCGGCGTTCATGGGACCAATCGCCGAGCGCGTGCGTCGCGAAGCCGGTTTGCCAGTGACATCGGCCTGGGGCTTTGGTACGCCGCAACTGGCCGAAGGGGCGTTGCAGGCCGGGCAACTCGATCTGGTGTCAGTGGGGCGTGCGCACCTGGCCGATCCACACTGGGCGTACTTTGCGGCTAAAGATTTGGGTGTCGAAAAGGCGTCCTGGACGTTGCCTGCACCCTACGCTCACTGGCTTGAGCGCTATCGTTAAGGTGTAACAGCGCGTGGGGCGGCATCGGCAGTTTGATGCTGTCCCCAAAGGGGTAGTTTTTTTGGTCCTTGTTCCGCCCCCCGAAATCAAGTCTTACCGCTTAGGAAAAAAATCCCTATGGATTTCATCGAGTAAGACCCTCTATGCGAGTCTCGCTTCCCGTCCCATAGGCATACGCAAAAAACGCCACTCATTTGAGCGGCTATTTCGTGTGTGCGTAATTTGTTGGGCATCGCTGAGGGGAGATCAAAGTCGATATTTTTGTATCTGCGCTCCTTCAGAAGTTGCATCTTTTTTAGGGGGGCGCAGACAATAAGGGTTGTCACGTCTCTGTAATTAAGTACGCTGGAAAGGACATCATCGACTCGACCGGCGGGTGCTCGTAGGTTGAGGACAGTACGGCACTGAGTCGATCGCCCAGCAGATTCCACGCACGTCTCTTTTCTTCTGCGTAATCGTGATGCAGGTAGTGGCGTCTCACCCGAGAACCCGCCAGCACATGGTTTTGGCAGCGATCGATGACATCAAGGCTGACACCTAAGGCCTGCATCATGGTCGCGCCCGTGCGGCGTAGGTCATGCGGCGTCCAGTCACCGTTCTGGCCGTCGGCCAGCACCAGCGTATCGTCATGGCGCCGTCTGGAGAGAGCCTTACGGTTTTTGAACCAGGCCTGACGATCGCCCACCTGTTTGCTCACCACTTTCAGGTCCACATGCTGATCATCCTGTTTGTTGGGAAAACACCAACGAGAGTCGCCCGTGAGGGTTTTGAGTTCCTGAAAGAAATGCAGGGTGAAGGGGGATAGGAAGACATGGTGGTCCTGTTTCTTGCCGCGTGTGCCTTTGACGTTTTCACTGGGGAGGAACCAGGTCTGCTGGTCCAGATCGACATTTTTCCATTCGGCCTGCAGCAACTCGCCAATCCGGCACAGCGTGCCCAAGCTGATCCAGAGCGCGAGTTGGGTCTCCTTCTTCAGCGGCCGAATGCCCTCATATTTTTGGCCGGCGGGTAGGGCGTTGTAATCGGTCGTCATTTGTTGGAAGCGCTTGTGCAGTTCCAACAGTTCAGTTGGCGAAAGGATGCGGCTTCTTTCTGCCTCGTAGTCGGCAGGAATCAGGGGGTGATGTCGACCAGCTCAGTCGGATCGCCCTCAACCAATAAGGCCCGCCAAGGTTGGCGCTTTCTGGCCCAGCTGAACATCTGGCTGAGGTCGGCGAAGAAGCTGATGGCTTGACGGTGAGCGCCGCGGTTGACCACGGTGCGGATCAGCGCCCGAACATCGTGTTCGGAAACATTGTTCACCGCTGTCCTGCCAAGTGCCGGGAATAGGTCCTTGTTAAAACGGCGCTGCAACTCGGCATTGCCGTCTTTGCGCGCGACGCCATCCAACAGCCAGGCGCTGGCCAGATCCTGGACGGTCAGCGTTTGCACCTTCGTCGTTATTGCATGTTCGGCCTCTACGTTAGCTGCGGCGTATGCCTTTGCCTTGGCGGTTTTTTTCTGCTCGTTGGGATTGATCTGCTCATCGATGAGCGCCCTAGCCTGGTTACGCGCCTTGCGGATGTCCGTCAGGGATTTGCGTGGCCAGGACCCGCAGGCGTATTCTTTGTTCTGGTCGCCCCACCGATAGCGATAGAAAAAGCTGACCGACACGCCGTCCTTACGCAGGGAAATTCGACCCGCGAGATTGCCATCCTCCCGGAGGATCCGGCCGGCATCATTGGCGGTCAGCGACTCGAGTTCTTTGATGGTGATTTTGGCCATGAAACGGATTCCCCCTACTTTTACCCCCACAAAAACGTCGGCTCTTGATGGACGTTCCTGGACTCTCGTAGAGCAGAACACCGCTGGAGCTCAAGTAAATACTAGCTTAGAAAAATCCAGAGTAAAATTTTGGAAGCTTTCAAGAAGTATGAAAAAGGAGATGGGGTGCTAGGGGTCGAGTGTTCGAATCACTCCGTTACGACCATATTTCCTGAATAAAATCAGATACTTAAGCCGATCATCTAGATCGGCTTTTTTGTGCCTGCGCAAAACCCGGGCTACGCCCAGGCGCTTCATTCGATTGTTCGGCGCGTCGTAGGACTCGGTAAACCCAAGGAGAACTTATGAGCTACGCAATTATCGGCTTCGGCAATATCGGCCAGGCCTTGGCCAGGGCGTTTGCCCGCAACGGCATCGAAGTATCCGTTGCAACCACGCGCGACCCGGAAAGCTTTGCATCCGCCGCGGCCGCGATCGGACCCGAGATCATTCCCAAAACACTGGCGGACGCGGTCAAGGCGGACATCGTCTTCCTGGCTGTCCGTTTCGAGTCGCACCCGGACGTCGCGAAGGCGTTGCCGACCTGGAAGGGGAAGACCATTATCGATGTGACCAATGCCTACGGCGTGTCCCCTGAGGAACTGGGAGGAGAACCTTCTTCCAGGGTTGTCGCGCAGGCCTTCACGGGTGGACGACTGGTCAAGGGCTTCAACCATTTGGGCGCTGCCGTCCTTGGCCAAGACCCGGCCGTACAGGGTGGCAGGAGAGTCGTATTCCTGGCGAGTGACGATGACGGCGCCGCAGCGGAAGTTGGTGCGCTTGCAGAAAATCTCGGTTTCTCGCCGATCACACTTGGCGGACTTTCGGAAGGTGGACTGCTGGTGCAGGCGCGCGGAAATACCTGGGGCCAACTGATCTTCAAAGACTTGGTCAAGTTCGACTGATAAATAGCGATCGCAAATTTTGAGGCGGTCCTGGCCAAAACTTATGTGACCAGGTAAGTGCTCAATAATGAAGGAGAGGAATGATGATGCTTAATAATGAAAAAATAGTCAGAGAGCTTTGCGCCGCTGCGGAAGGGCAAGGAACGGATATCGAGAAGTTTGTTTCCATGTTCTCTGAGGAAGGATACATGTGGGATATGGCATCCGGCATGAAGTTTCGCGGGAAGGCCATCGGTGAGTCTATCGCGGGTATGGTCAGTGCGTTCCCCGATGTCCACCGTGAGATATTCAACATCCATGTCGCGGGAGACGTCGTCGTTGTCGAACTCGCGATTCGCGGCACGCACAAAGGTGATCTGCCTCTTCCTTCAGGGACGCTGGCTCCCACGGGCAAGAAGATAGATGTTCCGTCATGCGATGTTTTTCACCTCGAAGGCGGGAAGGTCATTTCTTTCCATTGCTACAACGAGGCTTCCGCGATGCAGCAACAACTTGGCCTCGTCCCCGGCTGAATGACCGACACCACGCGATCCGATGCAAGCGAAATGGAGACGTCTTTATGAGCATTCAAGAGAATATCCAGGTTGTGAAGGACTTTTTTGCAGCAATGGGCGGAGGCGATAGGCAAGGTCTGCTGGCGTTGTGTGCAGAAGATTTCGAGTGGATCATTCCGGGGGAGGATTGGCCGCTGGCTGGCACGCACCGCGGGCACGCGGGATTGGCGGACGTGCTTCAGAAGGCTTCCGCAGAACTGGAAACATCCATGGAGCCCCCGAGTTTGTAGCGCAGGGCGACCGGGTTCTGGTCGTCGGCGTCGCTACGGGGAAAGTCAAAGCCACGAACAGGACGTTTGAGGATTATTTTGTCTTCGCCATCACTGTTCGCAATGGCAAGCTGACGAACATTCGAGAATATGTCGACACGCAAGCACTGGCCCGGGCCTCCGAGTCGAACGCGAGTCCGTTGCCCTGACCCATCGAACTCACCCGAAACAATTCGCAAAGTCAGCGAATACGTTGAACAGCGATAACGGCGCCAAGTTCGACGCATTCGCAAGTGCATTTCCTGATGTTCACCGTGAGCTATTCAGCATCTATGTCGCGGAGAATGTCGTAGTCG is a window of Pseudomonas sp. 10S4 DNA encoding:
- a CDS encoding nuclear transport factor 2 family protein, which gives rise to MMMLNNEKIVRELCAAAEGQGTDIEKFVSMFSEEGYMWDMASGMKFRGKAIGESIAGMVSAFPDVHREIFNIHVAGDVVVVELAIRGTHKGDLPLPSGTLAPTGKKIDVPSCDVFHLEGGKVISFHCYNEASAMQQQLGLVPG
- a CDS encoding NADPH-dependent F420 reductase, translating into MSYAIIGFGNIGQALARAFARNGIEVSVATTRDPESFASAAAAIGPEIIPKTLADAVKADIVFLAVRFESHPDVAKALPTWKGKTIIDVTNAYGVSPEELGGEPSSRVVAQAFTGGRLVKGFNHLGAAVLGQDPAVQGGRRVVFLASDDDGAAAEVGALAENLGFSPITLGGLSEGGLLVQARGNTWGQLIFKDLVKFD
- a CDS encoding NADH:flavin oxidoreductase/NADH oxidase, with the protein product MSALFEPFKLKDVTLRNRIAIPPMCQYMANDGIVNDWHHVHLASLARGGAGLLVVEATAVAPEGRITPGCAGIWSDEHAQAFVPMVQAIKAAGSVPGIQIAHAGRKASANRPWEGDDHIPASDARAWQTIAPSAIAFGAHLPNVPRAMTLEDIARVRQNFVDAARRARDAGFEWIELHFAHGYLAQSFFSEHSNQRTDAYGGSFENRSRFLLETLAAVREVWPENLPLTARFGVIEYDGHDEQTLSESIELARRFKAGGLDLLSVSVGFTTPDANIPWGPAFMGPIAERVRREAGLPVTSAWGFGTPQLAEGALQAGQLDLVSVGRAHLADPHWAYFAAKDLGVEKASWTLPAPYAHWLERYR
- a CDS encoding nuclear transport factor 2 family protein, whose amino-acid sequence is MSIQENIQVVKDFFAAMGGGDRQGLLALCAEDFEWIIPGEDWPLAGTHRGHAGLADVLQKASAELETSMEPPSL